The Balneola sp. MJW-20 genome window below encodes:
- a CDS encoding DUF4295 family protein produces MAKKQSFGSEALQAKAAHRRMAKVVISTKNANGKYSYKEAVIDQDNVKDFIQNNKA; encoded by the coding sequence ATGGCTAAGAAGCAATCATTTGGATCAGAAGCACTGCAGGCAAAAGCAGCTCACCGTAGAATGGCTAAGGTTGTGATATCAACCAAGAATGCTAACGGTAAGTATTCTTATAAAGAAGCTGTTATCGACCAGGATAACGTGAAAGACTTTATTCAGAATAACAAAGCGTAA
- a CDS encoding MarR family winged helix-turn-helix transcriptional regulator: MGTHFKGNDEQVNTLNVFIKLMRASESMNARLTRHLTDNNLTISQFGTLEVLLHLGCLNQKEIGEKLLKSGGNITMVIDNLEKRGFVKRETDPNDRRAVIISLTDQGRSFIEEFFPLHLEKIMEEFSVLTESEKETLARISKKLGTRE; this comes from the coding sequence ATGGGAACACACTTTAAAGGCAACGATGAGCAGGTAAATACACTCAATGTTTTTATCAAACTGATGAGAGCATCTGAAAGTATGAACGCAAGACTTACACGGCACCTCACCGATAACAATCTTACCATTTCTCAGTTTGGTACGCTTGAGGTTCTGCTTCACCTGGGCTGCCTGAATCAAAAAGAGATCGGTGAAAAGCTGCTGAAAAGCGGCGGTAATATTACCATGGTGATCGATAACCTTGAGAAGAGAGGATTTGTAAAAAGAGAGACAGATCCGAATGACCGGCGAGCAGTGATCATCAGCCTGACCGATCAAGGAAGGTCATTTATTGAGGAATTCTTTCCTCTCCATCTGGAAAAAATAATGGAAGAGTTTTCTGTGCTGACCGAGTCAGAAAAAGAAACACTCGCAAGGATCAGTAAAAAGCTTGGTACCCGCGAGTGA
- a CDS encoding GatB/YqeY domain-containing protein: MSIKENIESDLKTAMKAKDELRLRVLRSLKAKILEKEISERKGGEAEISDEQTVDVLMKAAKQRKDSITQFREGDREDLAENEEQELVIIEEYLPKMMSEDEIREVVRKKIAETGASGPQDMGKVMGPLMGQLKGKADGSLVSSVVKSELSN, from the coding sequence ATGAGCATTAAGGAGAATATCGAATCAGATCTTAAAACTGCAATGAAAGCGAAGGATGAACTTCGTTTGCGTGTGCTTCGATCATTGAAGGCTAAGATCCTGGAAAAAGAGATCAGTGAGAGAAAAGGTGGTGAGGCTGAGATCTCTGACGAGCAGACCGTTGATGTACTTATGAAGGCTGCTAAACAAAGAAAAGATTCTATCACTCAGTTCAGAGAAGGGGATCGCGAGGATCTGGCAGAAAATGAAGAGCAGGAGCTGGTCATCATAGAAGAGTATCTGCCAAAGATGATGTCAGAAGACGAGATCCGTGAAGTGGTCCGTAAAAAGATCGCTGAGACGGGAGCTTCAGGACCACAGGATATGGGGAAAGTTATGGGACCCTTAATGGGACAGCTTAAAGGAAAGGCTGACGGCTCCCTTGTGAGTTCAGTGGTGAAAAGCGAACTTAGCAACTGA
- a CDS encoding CvpA family protein gives MLILDLIIGIPILYFAYKGAMNGLVKEVLNIIGIILAVFLTFNYLDAFTDIINPLFNEGSPYVPFISGAILFTGTLLVVAAIAYGTKELLEAVKLGIVNRFLGGVFGALKCGIVVSTVLLLLAGFNIPSDQSRSDSYLYSYVIYLGPWTYNTVALVYPGAEDYTKTLRANLDKYNPAENIPFINN, from the coding sequence ATGCTGATCCTTGACCTCATCATAGGCATTCCGATCCTTTATTTTGCCTATAAAGGTGCAATGAACGGCCTGGTAAAGGAAGTTCTAAATATTATTGGGATCATCCTGGCCGTTTTTCTGACCTTCAATTACCTCGATGCTTTTACCGATATTATAAATCCCTTATTCAATGAAGGCTCACCTTATGTGCCTTTCATTTCCGGAGCCATACTGTTTACCGGAACACTGTTAGTGGTTGCGGCCATAGCATATGGCACAAAGGAATTACTGGAGGCAGTAAAACTGGGAATAGTAAACAGATTCTTAGGCGGAGTGTTCGGCGCTTTGAAGTGCGGGATCGTAGTCAGCACGGTCCTTTTGCTGCTGGCAGGATTCAATATTCCTTCCGACCAATCAAGATCAGATTCCTACCTTTATTCCTACGTGATATATCTGGGTCCATGGACCTACAATACCGTAGCTCTTGTTTATCCCGGAGCAGAAGACTATACCAAAACATTAAGAGCGAACCTGGATAAATATAATCCGGCAGAAAACATACCATTTATAAATAATTAA
- the rpmG gene encoding 50S ribosomal protein L33 — translation MAKGNRVQVILECTEKPGSSRYVTTKNRRTTTERLELKKYNPVLRKHTIHKEIK, via the coding sequence ATGGCTAAAGGAAATCGCGTTCAGGTAATTTTAGAATGCACGGAGAAGCCTGGTTCATCACGCTATGTTACGACTAAAAATCGTCGTACAACCACTGAGCGTCTGGAACTGAAGAAATATAATCCTGTTCTCCGTAAACACACTATCCATAAAGAAATTAAGTAA
- a CDS encoding exodeoxyribonuclease III — protein sequence MVKISSYNVNGIRAAHRKGIHDWIEESDPDIICIQELRAEPEQIPADLRDLDYHEYYHTAEKKGYSGVAILSKEEPIRVEEGMGVDWVDSEGRVIMAEYEKFRVFSVYAPSGTTGDARQDMKMDFLEKFLDFGKSFVDDEKETVFCGDFNICHTEIDIHNPKQNKNTSGFLPEEREWVTEFLSTGYEDVFRRMHEGVTDLYSWWSYRAASKERNKGWRIDYHLSTPGLKKMATEAEIEMKWDLSDHAPVTISYDI from the coding sequence TTGGTAAAGATCAGCAGTTATAATGTAAATGGTATTCGTGCTGCTCACCGAAAAGGGATTCACGACTGGATCGAAGAATCAGATCCGGATATTATCTGTATTCAGGAACTGAGAGCCGAACCGGAGCAGATCCCGGCAGATCTTAGGGACCTGGATTACCATGAATACTATCATACTGCAGAAAAAAAAGGATATTCCGGTGTTGCTATTCTATCTAAGGAAGAACCGATCCGGGTAGAGGAAGGAATGGGAGTGGACTGGGTAGACAGTGAGGGCCGTGTGATCATGGCAGAATATGAAAAATTCAGAGTATTCTCGGTATATGCTCCCAGCGGAACCACTGGAGATGCACGGCAGGATATGAAAATGGATTTTCTTGAAAAGTTTCTGGACTTTGGTAAATCGTTTGTGGATGATGAGAAGGAGACCGTTTTTTGCGGTGATTTTAATATCTGTCATACCGAGATCGACATACACAATCCGAAGCAAAACAAGAATACATCCGGTTTTTTACCGGAGGAACGGGAATGGGTAACGGAGTTTCTGAGCACCGGATATGAAGATGTTTTCAGAAGAATGCATGAAGGGGTCACCGACCTCTACAGCTGGTGGAGTTACCGCGCAGCCTCCAAAGAAAGGAATAAAGGCTGGAGAATAGATTATCACCTGAGTACTCCAGGACTCAAAAAGATGGCAACAGAAGCAGAGATCGAGATGAAATGGGACCTGTCGGATCATGCGCCGGTCACTATTTCGTATGATATCTAG
- the rpmB gene encoding 50S ribosomal protein L28 — protein MSRRDDITGKKALNGYRSSKANNKTKHRFNLNLQKRRFYVPEEDKWVTLRVTAKTLRTINKKGISAVLKDAKKKGTLLKKV, from the coding sequence ATGTCGCGAAGAGACGATATTACTGGAAAAAAAGCGCTGAATGGCTATCGCTCATCAAAAGCGAATAATAAGACCAAGCATCGCTTTAATCTGAACCTGCAGAAGAGAAGATTTTATGTCCCTGAAGAGGACAAGTGGGTCACGCTCCGGGTTACTGCAAAAACCCTGAGAACGATCAACAAGAAAGGTATCTCTGCAGTACTGAAGGATGCCAAGAAAAAAGGAACTCTATTAAAGAAGGTATAA
- the tyrS gene encoding tyrosine--tRNA ligase encodes MSFLPVEEQLEIIERGTVEIVPKEELIEKLKRSRKQNKPLKIKLGVDPTRPDLHLGHSVILRKLRQFQDLGHEAILIIGGFTAMIGDPTGQNKTRPPLSEKEVKENALTYIEQAKKILDTERLTIVDNNDWLGEMNFFEVIRLASKLTVARMIERDDFSKRFDNNEPISLHEFLYPLAQGQDSVHLHSDVELGGTDQKFNLLIGRHLQKEDGQEQQICLMMPLLVGTDGTMKMSKSYENYIGIDEDPNEMYGKALSIPDDLIYEYYELVTDIATDDLPNIKVNIEKDPRNTKHDLAHTIVRMYHGEAAAHAAKDHFEKTVINKEVPDDAPVFEFESGVEHRLLDIIKETGFSPSNGETKRMIKQGGISLDDEKVKDINHSVTLSSDSEIALKVGKRNFGLIKGK; translated from the coding sequence ATGTCATTTTTACCCGTTGAAGAGCAGTTAGAGATCATTGAAAGAGGTACGGTTGAGATCGTGCCTAAAGAAGAGCTGATTGAAAAACTTAAAAGGTCCAGAAAACAGAACAAGCCGCTTAAGATCAAGCTGGGTGTAGACCCTACACGTCCTGACCTTCACTTAGGGCATTCAGTCATACTTAGAAAACTGAGACAATTTCAGGACCTGGGACATGAGGCTATTCTGATCATTGGAGGCTTTACTGCCATGATCGGGGATCCGACCGGGCAGAATAAGACCCGTCCGCCTTTAAGCGAGAAAGAAGTAAAAGAAAATGCGCTCACTTATATCGAACAGGCTAAAAAGATCCTGGATACAGAGAGACTGACTATTGTTGATAATAATGACTGGCTGGGTGAAATGAATTTCTTCGAAGTAATCAGGCTGGCTTCCAAGCTGACCGTTGCCCGAATGATCGAAAGAGACGATTTCAGTAAACGATTTGATAATAATGAGCCGATCTCTTTGCATGAATTCCTGTATCCGCTGGCCCAGGGACAGGATTCGGTTCACCTTCATTCTGATGTGGAGCTGGGAGGTACAGATCAGAAATTTAACCTGCTGATAGGCCGTCATCTTCAGAAAGAAGACGGACAGGAACAACAGATCTGCCTGATGATGCCGCTACTGGTTGGTACCGACGGAACGATGAAAATGTCCAAGTCCTATGAAAATTATATCGGTATTGACGAAGATCCTAACGAAATGTACGGTAAGGCACTATCTATACCGGATGACTTGATATACGAATATTATGAACTGGTAACAGATATTGCCACGGATGACCTGCCGAATATTAAGGTGAACATCGAGAAAGATCCGAGAAACACAAAACATGACCTGGCGCATACTATAGTCAGAATGTATCATGGCGAGGCGGCTGCCCATGCGGCAAAAGATCATTTTGAAAAAACAGTTATCAATAAAGAAGTTCCGGATGATGCTCCTGTATTTGAATTTGAAAGCGGGGTTGAACATCGTCTGCTCGATATCATTAAAGAAACCGGATTCTCACCGAGTAATGGAGAGACCAAGCGCATGATCAAACAGGGCGGGATCAGTCTGGATGATGAAAAGGTCAAAGACATTAATCACTCAGTCACATTAAGCAGCGATTCTGAGATCGCACTTAAGGTTGGTAAACGAAATTTCGGACTTATAAAAGGGAAGTAA
- the gyrB gene encoding DNA topoisomerase (ATP-hydrolyzing) subunit B — protein MAKKKGSDYKASNIQVLEGLEAVRKRPAMYIGDVGQRGLHHLINEVVDNSIDEALAGYCDHIIVSINEDGSLTVKDNGRGIPVDTHEKLGIPAVEVVLTKLHAGGKFDKDTYKVSGGLHGVGVSCVNALSNKFMAEIHRDGEIHVMEFEKGATKVPLQVTGKTKDTGTIITFYPDDTIFTQTTEFKFDIIAERMRELAFLNPSVTIELIDKREEDPALGKEVYHFEGGVMDFVRFLDEHRETMMEKPIYISGELDMVPVEVAIQYNNSYSENVHSYVNNINTREGGTHVSGFRRALTRSLKSYAEKNGLIKSNSKVSISGEDFREGITCVLSVKVPEPQFEGQTKTKLGNSEVQSAVEIVVYDQLNEYLEQNPKVAKKVIEKVVLAAEAREAARKARQLVQRKSVMSGGGLPGKLADCSIKDPEHSEVYLVEGDSAGGSAKMGRNRSFQAILPLRGKILNVEKAKINRILENKEIQAMITALGTGVGHGDEDFEIEKLRYHKIIIMTDADVDGSHIRTLLLTFFFRYMRPLIEHGFIYIATPPLYRITQGKNIDYAWDDDTRDKLIKELKKGRRKFDVSRYKGLGEMNPEQLWETTMDPETRTLQQVTVESAAGADRLFSTLMGGEVEPRREFIERNAKYAKLDI, from the coding sequence ATGGCGAAAAAGAAAGGTTCCGACTACAAGGCATCGAACATTCAGGTTTTAGAGGGTCTTGAGGCGGTTAGAAAGAGACCGGCAATGTATATCGGAGATGTCGGTCAGCGTGGATTACACCACTTAATAAACGAGGTTGTTGACAATTCTATCGACGAGGCACTTGCAGGTTACTGCGATCACATCATTGTCTCTATTAATGAAGACGGCTCCCTAACCGTTAAAGATAACGGTAGAGGTATTCCGGTCGATACCCATGAGAAACTGGGAATTCCCGCCGTTGAGGTCGTTCTCACTAAACTACATGCTGGGGGTAAGTTCGATAAGGATACTTACAAGGTCTCCGGCGGACTTCACGGTGTTGGTGTCAGTTGTGTGAATGCTCTCTCTAACAAATTCATGGCAGAGATCCACCGTGACGGCGAGATCCACGTTATGGAATTTGAAAAAGGGGCCACTAAAGTTCCTCTTCAGGTAACCGGTAAGACCAAAGACACGGGTACTATCATTACATTTTACCCGGATGATACCATCTTTACCCAGACGACAGAGTTTAAATTTGACATCATTGCAGAAAGAATGCGTGAGCTCGCATTCCTTAATCCCAGCGTTACTATCGAACTTATTGATAAACGCGAAGAGGATCCTGCACTTGGTAAAGAGGTATATCACTTCGAAGGCGGCGTGATGGATTTTGTCCGCTTCCTGGATGAGCACCGGGAGACCATGATGGAAAAGCCTATTTATATTTCCGGCGAGCTTGACATGGTCCCTGTTGAAGTGGCCATTCAGTATAATAACTCATACTCAGAAAATGTCCACTCCTATGTGAACAATATTAATACGCGTGAAGGCGGAACACACGTGTCGGGTTTTAGAAGAGCATTAACTCGTTCCCTTAAGTCCTATGCTGAAAAGAATGGTCTTATTAAATCCAATTCTAAGGTCAGTATTTCCGGAGAAGACTTCCGCGAAGGTATTACCTGTGTACTCAGTGTAAAGGTACCGGAACCACAATTTGAAGGTCAGACCAAGACCAAGCTGGGTAACTCTGAAGTTCAGAGCGCAGTAGAGATCGTAGTATATGACCAGCTGAATGAATATTTGGAACAAAATCCTAAGGTCGCCAAAAAGGTAATTGAGAAAGTGGTTCTTGCTGCAGAGGCAAGAGAAGCAGCCCGAAAAGCACGTCAGCTGGTTCAGCGAAAGAGTGTTATGAGCGGCGGAGGCCTTCCGGGTAAACTGGCTGACTGCTCTATCAAAGATCCGGAGCATAGTGAAGTTTACCTGGTTGAGGGTGATTCTGCGGGCGGTTCTGCTAAAATGGGCCGAAACCGAAGCTTCCAGGCCATTCTTCCTTTAAGAGGTAAGATCCTCAATGTTGAGAAAGCCAAAATAAACAGGATACTCGAAAACAAAGAGATTCAAGCCATGATCACCGCCCTGGGAACAGGAGTTGGTCATGGAGACGAGGATTTCGAAATCGAAAAACTGAGGTATCATAAGATCATTATTATGACAGATGCTGATGTGGATGGCTCGCATATTCGCACACTGCTCTTAACCTTCTTTTTCCGTTATATGAGACCTCTTATTGAACATGGTTTCATATACATTGCCACTCCTCCTTTGTACAGGATCACGCAGGGTAAGAATATCGATTACGCCTGGGATGATGACACAAGAGATAAATTGATAAAAGAACTGAAGAAAGGTCGAAGAAAATTTGATGTTTCTCGTTATAAGGGGCTTGGTGAAATGAACCCCGAGCAGCTCTGGGAAACCACTATGGATCCTGAAACACGAACTCTTCAGCAGGTGACAGTTGAAAGTGCCGCCGGTGCCGACCGACTGTTTTCAACCCTTATGGGTGGAGAAGTCGAACCCCGAAGAGAATTCATCGAGCGTAATGCTAAGTACGCCAAACTGGATATTTAA
- a CDS encoding class I SAM-dependent methyltransferase yields the protein MKGTITFLKSFIEDKDVASITPSSKYCIRKLSEHIHFPEVKYIVEYGGGTGVFTKHFLDHLPSDAHLYVFETNDRFYEKLSAIEDDRLTVFHESVEESLDLLPPEVIGNVDHVVSGIPFSFFDWDLKVSILNKTYRTLRTNGSFLAYQTSGHLKKPLTAVFSNYHTDFCWRNVPPYFIYESVKKPK from the coding sequence ATGAAAGGTACGATCACATTTTTAAAGTCATTCATCGAGGATAAGGATGTTGCCTCCATTACTCCTTCTTCCAAATACTGTATCCGTAAACTTAGTGAACACATTCACTTCCCCGAGGTTAAATATATCGTGGAGTATGGAGGAGGTACCGGAGTATTTACCAAACACTTTCTTGACCACCTGCCTTCTGATGCACACCTCTATGTATTTGAGACAAATGACCGGTTCTATGAAAAGCTATCAGCCATAGAAGATGATCGCCTGACGGTTTTTCATGAAAGCGTGGAAGAATCGCTGGATCTTTTACCTCCTGAAGTGATCGGAAACGTGGATCATGTGGTTAGCGGAATTCCGTTTTCCTTCTTTGACTGGGACCTTAAGGTGAGCATACTTAACAAAACCTACCGTACCCTGAGAACTAACGGATCTTTCCTGGCCTATCAGACTTCCGGGCATTTGAAAAAACCGCTGACAGCAGTATTCAGTAATTACCATACCGACTTCTGCTGGCGAAATGTGCCACCTTATTTTATATATGAGTCTGTGAAGAAGCCCAAATAG
- the gyrA gene encoding DNA gyrase subunit A, which translates to MAREKIVQVTIEDEMQSSYIDYSMSVIVSRALPDVRDGLKPVHRRSLYGMSELGMLHNRGYKKSARIVGEVLGKYHPHGDTAVYDSIVRMVQDFSLRYPLVDGQGNFGSIDGDSAAAMRYTEVRMDRIAEELLTDINKETVDYQSNFDDTLQEPTVLPAKLPQLLLNGASGIAVGMATNMAPHNLTETVDGIVAYLDNPDIEIKELMEKHITAPDFPTGGIIYGYEGVKEAYETGRGKITLRARATTEELKGGREQIVITELPYQVNKSTLIQKIAQLANDEKISEIGEVRDESDREGIRVVIILKRGSNTGVVLNQLFKYTQMQTTFGVINLALVKGRPKVMSLKELIYHYVEHRIDIIIRRTIYDLDQAEARAHILEGLKIALDNLDEVIKTIRASGSPQEANVELRKKFALTDIQAKAILEMRLQKLTGLERDKIDSEYAEIIDKIAEYRTILSDRDKQYAIIKEELLEIKERYGDGRRTQVVYSAEDFSIEDMIADEDVVVTISNKGFIKRMAVSGYRRQRRGGKGMKGTSTRDEEYVEHLFVATTHNYILFFTEKGKCYWLKVYEIPEGGRLSRGRAIVNLIELDKDDHIKAFVPVKTLEDEEYINNHSIVMCTKEGLVKKTTLEAYSRPRRDGIIAINIKDDDSLLAAELTDGDSNIILANKSGRAIRFHESDVREMGRNTSGVKGMTLGKNGEIVDMVVIKNTHEATVLAISENGFGKRSLVEDYREQSRGGKGVITLKVTPKTGNLIALKEVTDNDDLMIITEAGKVIRMNCSGIRTMGRNTQGVRIMRLDSEGAIAAVTRVVNEDEEDDDEE; encoded by the coding sequence ATGGCTAGAGAAAAAATTGTACAGGTTACCATTGAAGATGAAATGCAGTCATCGTACATCGATTATTCGATGTCGGTTATCGTTTCACGGGCACTCCCTGATGTAAGGGATGGTCTTAAGCCGGTTCACAGACGATCACTCTATGGTATGAGTGAACTGGGAATGCTGCATAACAGAGGATATAAGAAAAGTGCTCGTATTGTCGGTGAGGTTCTCGGTAAGTATCACCCACATGGTGACACCGCCGTATATGACTCCATCGTACGTATGGTGCAGGATTTCTCATTAAGATATCCTCTTGTTGACGGCCAGGGTAACTTTGGTTCTATTGACGGAGACTCAGCTGCCGCAATGCGTTATACTGAGGTCCGGATGGACAGAATAGCTGAAGAGCTTCTTACGGATATCAATAAAGAGACCGTCGATTATCAGTCTAACTTTGATGATACACTGCAGGAACCAACGGTTTTACCCGCCAAGCTTCCTCAACTCTTATTAAACGGCGCTTCCGGTATCGCGGTGGGTATGGCTACTAACATGGCTCCTCACAACCTTACGGAAACGGTTGACGGGATCGTGGCATACCTGGATAATCCGGATATAGAGATTAAGGAACTGATGGAGAAACATATAACAGCTCCTGATTTTCCAACCGGTGGTATTATCTACGGTTATGAAGGTGTAAAAGAAGCCTATGAAACCGGAAGAGGAAAAATCACTCTCCGTGCTCGGGCTACCACTGAAGAATTAAAGGGCGGGCGAGAACAAATTGTTATTACTGAGCTCCCTTATCAGGTTAATAAGAGCACTCTGATCCAGAAGATCGCTCAGTTAGCCAACGATGAGAAGATCTCAGAGATCGGAGAAGTTCGTGACGAATCTGACCGTGAAGGTATCCGGGTAGTTATTATTCTTAAGCGCGGTTCTAATACCGGGGTTGTACTGAACCAGCTGTTCAAGTACACACAGATGCAGACCACTTTTGGAGTAATCAATCTTGCGCTGGTCAAGGGCCGGCCCAAGGTTATGTCTCTCAAAGAACTGATCTATCATTATGTAGAGCATCGTATTGACATTATTATCCGTCGTACGATCTACGACCTAGATCAGGCTGAGGCACGGGCCCATATTCTTGAAGGTCTGAAAATAGCTCTGGATAATCTTGATGAAGTGATCAAGACCATCCGCGCGTCCGGGAGCCCGCAAGAAGCCAATGTAGAATTACGCAAGAAATTTGCACTGACCGATATACAGGCCAAAGCTATTCTGGAGATGCGTCTTCAGAAACTAACCGGACTTGAAAGAGACAAGATCGACAGTGAATATGCAGAGATCATTGACAAGATAGCTGAATACAGAACAATACTTTCTGATCGTGATAAGCAATACGCGATCATCAAAGAAGAGCTGCTCGAGATCAAAGAACGTTACGGGGACGGCCGAAGAACTCAGGTTGTTTATTCGGCTGAAGACTTCAGCATTGAGGATATGATCGCCGATGAGGATGTGGTTGTAACCATCTCTAATAAAGGCTTTATCAAACGAATGGCTGTCAGCGGATACAGAAGACAGCGCCGTGGCGGTAAAGGAATGAAGGGGACCTCAACAAGAGATGAGGAATATGTAGAACATTTATTTGTTGCTACAACCCATAATTATATTCTATTCTTTACCGAAAAAGGTAAATGTTACTGGCTCAAAGTTTATGAAATCCCTGAAGGCGGGAGATTATCAAGGGGCCGGGCTATTGTAAACCTGATCGAACTGGATAAAGATGATCATATAAAAGCATTTGTTCCGGTCAAGACCCTCGAAGATGAAGAGTATATCAATAACCACTCTATCGTCATGTGTACCAAAGAGGGACTAGTTAAGAAAACTACTCTTGAAGCGTATTCACGTCCAAGAAGAGACGGGATCATCGCTATCAATATTAAAGACGACGACAGTCTGTTGGCCGCAGAATTAACTGATGGTGACAGCAATATCATTCTTGCCAATAAGAGTGGCCGGGCCATCAGGTTCCACGAAAGTGATGTCCGGGAAATGGGACGAAATACTTCCGGTGTTAAAGGTATGACTCTCGGTAAGAATGGTGAGATCGTAGATATGGTCGTCATTAAGAATACTCATGAGGCCACCGTCCTGGCGATATCCGAGAATGGATTTGGTAAACGTTCCCTGGTAGAAGATTACAGAGAGCAATCAAGAGGCGGTAAAGGTGTGATAACATTGAAGGTAACCCCTAAGACTGGCAATTTAATTGCACTCAAAGAAGTAACTGATAATGATGATCTTATGATCATTACTGAAGCAGGTAAAGTTATCAGGATGAATTGCTCT